A window from Drosophila kikkawai strain 14028-0561.14 chromosome 2L, DkikHiC1v2, whole genome shotgun sequence encodes these proteins:
- the net gene encoding transcription factor Atoh8: MANTQPEKLYMQLSAAELAAIIMKDSPNSNDRDAGFCSASSESEGGDDLAVEHSRSGSPDIAPKGTEDASDPSSNSNSKPIALIRNKRKSSEPSKVVGSLPGPSVLSTASMHATGPLKKRIRYTSSADSAVVLTPPAVDSPPPSGCLASSLRLDQEMMPNPAHIFARHPGVTTLHRPFASPYPEQLEPLALVTKKTLLEAEKEAKAESYPKLPSAKPQTPKKALQKKSAKAVPTSSSLLDASLSDEDTCKVPSGLRSDVSMSRPHQSQHHHQRNYKNMTRERRIEANARERTRVHTISAAYETLRQAVPSYASSQKLSKLSVLRVACSYILTLSRMAGEDYSADQSEPSIADCLEAVTATIQTEGKVKRKKDE, encoded by the coding sequence attcACCCAATTCCAATGACCGTGACGCAGGTTTCTGTTCCGCCAGCTCGGAAAGCGAAGGCGGAGACGACTTGGCCGTCGAGCACTCGCGCAGTGGCAGTCCCGACATCGCGCCAAAAGGAACAGAAGACGCGTCAGACCCTAGCTCCAATTCAAACTCCAAGCCCATCGCCCTGATCCGCAACAAGCGCAAGAGCTCGGAACCCTCCAAGGTAGTGGGTTCGCTGCCCGGGCCTTCCGTCCTTTCCACTGCGAGTATGCATGCTACGGGTCCGCTCAAGAAACGCATTCGCTACACCTCCTCGGCCGACTCAGCGGTGGTGCTGACACCCCCGGCCGTGGACTCTCCGCCGCCCAGCGGCTGCCTGGCATCCTCGCTGAGATTGGATCAGGAAATGATGCCGAATCCGGCCCACATATTCGCCCGTCACCCAGGTGTCACCACTCTGCATCGGCCGTTTGCCTCGCCCTATCCTGAGCAGCTGGAACCGCTTGCACTGGTAACGAAGAAAACCCTTTTGGAAGCCGAAAAAGAGGCGAAAGCGGAGTCCTACCCCAAGCTGCCGAGTGCCAAACCGCAAACTCCGAAAAAAGCGCTACAGAAAAAGTCAGCAAAAGCGGTGCCCACATCTTCTTCACTGCTGGACGCGAGTCTCAGCGATGAGGACACTTGCAAGGTCCCCTCCGGACTAAGGTCTGATGTGTCTATGTCGCGACCCCACCAGAGCCAGCACCACCATCAGCGTAACTACAAGAACATGACGCGGGAGCGCCGCATAGAGGCGAATGCTCGGGAACGGACCCGTGTCCACACCATTTCCGCCGCCTACGAAACACTGCGCCAAGCCGTTCCCTCCTATGCCAGCTCCCAAAAACTCTCGAAGCTGTCCGTGCTGCGAGTGGCCTGCTCCTACATACTGACGCTGAGCCGAATGGCTGGCGAGGACTACAGCGCCGACCAGTCCGAGCCATCGATTGCCGACTGCTTGGAGGCGGTGACAGCCACTATTCAGACGGAGGGCAAGGTGAAGCGGAAGAAAGACGAGTAA